One genomic window of Methanosarcina acetivorans C2A includes the following:
- a CDS encoding class I SAM-dependent methyltransferase, with protein MDVSRVTRSKKAAKSSYDRLSKWYDLFASPFEGEFIDTGLQKLQAAPGEIILEIGFGTGQGILKLAQAVGNSGKVYGIDISEKMCEITRLKVEKAGFSKWVQLVNGDAFNLPFPDSSFNAIFMIFTLELFDTPEIPLVLKECQRVLKKDGRLCVVAMKQKHDPTPMLKLYEWAHRKFPNYVDCRPIFVREMLEKAGFRILDATEISSWGFPVEVVVCGNVKN; from the coding sequence ATGGATGTAAGCAGAGTTACTCGCTCAAAAAAGGCAGCTAAAAGCAGTTATGACCGGTTGAGCAAATGGTATGATTTATTTGCCAGTCCTTTTGAGGGAGAGTTTATAGATACCGGACTGCAGAAGCTGCAAGCTGCCCCCGGAGAAATAATACTTGAAATCGGCTTCGGGACAGGTCAGGGTATCCTCAAACTCGCCCAAGCAGTCGGAAATTCCGGAAAAGTCTATGGAATTGACATCTCTGAAAAAATGTGTGAAATAACCCGCTTAAAAGTAGAAAAAGCAGGGTTTTCAAAATGGGTGCAGCTGGTAAATGGAGACGCTTTTAATCTCCCTTTTCCGGATTCTTCCTTTAATGCGATTTTTATGATCTTCACACTTGAGCTTTTTGACACTCCTGAGATCCCTCTGGTTTTGAAGGAATGCCAGCGAGTGCTCAAAAAAGACGGAAGGCTTTGTGTTGTAGCCATGAAACAAAAACATGATCCCACTCCAATGTTGAAGCTCTATGAATGGGCTCACAGAAAATTTCCGAATTATGTTGACTGCAGGCCCATTTTTGTCAGGGAAATGCTGGAAAAAGCTGGTTTTCGTATCCTGGATGCAACCGAGATTAGCAGCTGGGGATTTCCAGTTGAAGTTGTTGTTTGCGGAAACGTGAAAAACTGA
- a CDS encoding SDH family Clp fold serine proteinase, with translation MATLLFLILFFYAVIYPQTQLKRIQMRRMAKLKAMESRHGCKVLTMIHRREAISFFGLPAYQFIDEEDAEQILRWIRKYRDSPLELILHTSGGQLHASIQIARALKNHSKKTRVLIPHYSLSGGTIIALAADEIVMDKDAVIGPIDPQVGDLMRGVFPAPSWIYAAETKKEKAEDTTLVMSDISRKALKLTRNVAKELLEGKVEAGPEGKSRLDEVVEKLVSGEMIHSTPLSAGEAKELGLSVSTDFPEDVHEFMKLFRPVKRNVEYVE, from the coding sequence TTGGCAACTCTTTTGTTTTTAATCCTGTTTTTCTACGCGGTGATCTATCCGCAGACCCAGCTTAAAAGGATCCAGATGCGGCGTATGGCAAAACTGAAAGCTATGGAGAGCCGGCACGGCTGTAAGGTGCTGACAATGATTCACAGGCGGGAAGCCATCTCTTTTTTCGGGCTGCCTGCTTACCAGTTTATAGACGAGGAGGATGCCGAACAGATCCTGCGCTGGATAAGGAAATATAGGGACTCCCCCCTTGAGCTGATCCTGCACACCTCCGGCGGGCAGCTCCATGCAAGTATCCAGATAGCACGTGCCCTGAAGAATCACTCTAAAAAGACCCGTGTGCTCATCCCCCACTACTCACTCTCAGGGGGCACAATTATCGCCCTTGCAGCAGACGAGATTGTAATGGATAAAGATGCTGTCATAGGACCTATCGACCCGCAGGTAGGGGATCTTATGCGTGGGGTTTTCCCTGCTCCTTCCTGGATCTATGCTGCAGAAACGAAGAAAGAAAAAGCAGAAGACACCACTCTTGTAATGAGCGATATCTCCAGAAAAGCCCTCAAACTTACCCGGAATGTTGCAAAAGAGCTCCTTGAAGGCAAGGTAGAGGCAGGGCCTGAAGGAAAAAGCAGGCTCGATGAGGTGGTTGAAAAGCTGGTCAGTGGAGAAATGATCCATAGTACCCCCCTCTCAGCCGGAGAAGCTAAAGAACTAGGGCTTTCCGTAAGCACGGATTTTCCCGAAGATGTGCACGAGTTCATGAAACTCTTCCGGCCTGTGAAAAGGAACGTGGAATACGTGGAATAA